One window of Chloroflexus aggregans DSM 9485 genomic DNA carries:
- the ftsA gene encoding cell division protein FtsA: protein MARTMARTIVGIDVGTSKICTIVGQAGDGRRLNILGVGTVPSRGIDKGVVVNIDDAASAIETSIEKAERASGFRINHAFVGIAGRHISSLNSRGVAAVQNPDGISRQDVARAIEAAQAVALPTQREIIHIIPRAYVIDGNEGIRDPIGMSGLRLEVETHIITGEAMAIQNLIRSVERAGVQIDDLVLQPLAAAEAVLSDEDKEQGVMLIDIGGATTDLAIFAHGGVWHTGVIPVGGQHFTNDIVYVLHTPPNTAEYLKLRYGSALAGNPPAPDDESDLIDADTLTVGEKQRISAHLLKQVLQARAEELIELIVAEARRSGYDGMLPAGIVLTGGGAQLNRFDELLREDLGLPVRIGIPGGLGGVHDALDSPAYATAVGLLRWGMRYGGRPPEQTPSDDMTLYERFRRWVRELLP from the coding sequence ATGGCACGTACCATGGCACGAACCATTGTCGGTATAGATGTTGGTACAAGCAAAATCTGTACCATTGTCGGCCAGGCCGGCGATGGTCGGCGACTGAATATTCTCGGTGTGGGGACGGTGCCCAGCCGAGGGATTGATAAAGGTGTGGTTGTGAATATTGATGACGCAGCTTCGGCCATCGAAACAAGTATCGAAAAGGCTGAACGTGCGAGTGGTTTTCGGATCAACCATGCCTTTGTCGGCATTGCCGGTCGCCATATTTCATCGCTGAACAGCCGTGGGGTTGCAGCAGTGCAGAATCCCGATGGTATATCGCGGCAAGATGTGGCCCGCGCTATCGAAGCGGCGCAGGCGGTAGCATTACCGACTCAGCGGGAAATCATTCATATCATTCCACGCGCCTACGTTATTGATGGTAACGAAGGTATTCGCGACCCGATAGGGATGAGTGGGTTACGACTAGAAGTAGAAACCCATATCATCACCGGCGAGGCAATGGCGATCCAAAACCTGATCCGCAGCGTGGAACGAGCCGGTGTGCAGATTGACGATCTCGTGTTGCAACCGTTGGCAGCAGCGGAAGCCGTGCTTAGCGATGAAGATAAAGAGCAAGGAGTTATGCTGATTGACATCGGTGGGGCGACGACCGATCTTGCGATCTTTGCCCATGGCGGGGTGTGGCATACCGGTGTGATACCGGTTGGTGGGCAGCACTTTACCAACGATATCGTCTATGTGCTGCACACACCACCCAACACCGCCGAATATCTCAAACTGCGCTACGGCAGTGCGCTGGCCGGCAACCCACCGGCGCCGGATGATGAGAGTGATCTGATCGATGCTGACACGCTAACGGTCGGCGAAAAACAGCGGATCAGTGCGCATTTACTCAAACAAGTGTTGCAGGCACGCGCCGAGGAATTGATCGAGTTGATCGTCGCCGAAGCGCGACGGAGCGGGTACGATGGTATGTTGCCGGCCGGGATTGTTTTGACCGGCGGCGGTGCGCAGCTCAACCGGTTTGATGAGCTACTCCGCGAAGATTTGGGTTTACCGGTCCGAATCGGGATTCCCGGTGGTTTGGGTGGCGTTCACGACGCACTCGACTCACCGGCATATGCGACCGCAGTAGGGCTTTTGCGGTGGGGAATGCGGTATGGTGGGCGGCCACCTGAGCAAACTCCATCTGATGATATGACATTGTACGAGCGCTTCCGCCGCTGGGTGCGCGAATTGTTGCCATAA